The Trachemys scripta elegans isolate TJP31775 chromosome 6, CAS_Tse_1.0, whole genome shotgun sequence genome includes a window with the following:
- the TMEM167A gene encoding protein kish-A yields MSAIFNFQSLLTVILLLICTCAYIRSLAPSLLDKNKTGLLGIFWKCARIGERKSPYVAVCCIVMAFSILFAQ; encoded by the exons TCTGCGATCTTCAACTTTCAGAGCCTACTGACAGTAATCTTGCTGCTCATATGTACCTGTGCTTATATCAGATCCTTGGCTCCCAGCTTACTGGACAAAAATAAAACTGG ATTATTGGGAATATTCTGGAAGTGTGCCAGGATTG GTGAACGGAAGAGTCCATATGTAGCTGTGTGCTGTATAGTGATGGCCTTCAGTATTCTGTTTGCACAGTAG